One region of Flavobacterium pisciphilum genomic DNA includes:
- a CDS encoding TonB-dependent receptor codes for MLLSTTTWAQQKATIKGQVILTNNETPDNVSVVLKGTRIGTVTDAEGHYTLKNIKPGTYTLKVSVIGQTTKEKKITINGGDELIENFTITSRSEELSEVVINSGKKNHYARKENQQVSRLALKNLENPQVYTTITGEVLKEQVVTSFDDALKNASGITQLWASTGRAGDGAGYFALRGFAVQPTMVNGLPGLTNGSLDPANIDRIEVIKGPSGTLFGSSLISYGGLINTTTKKPYRSFGGEVNYTVGSYGLNRATVDLNTPLNDKKTLNFRINSAYNKQNSFQDAGFKESFFIAPSLSYEVNDRLSFLVNTEFMTSETTNPTMLFLDRTSPLRVHNIAELKYDNKRSYTSDELTMKTPSYNLQGQMNYKLSDQWTSQTIFSTSSAKSAGNYTYLYEATSRKAFESIKEGIVLGRSFTYQDARDVSTDVQQNFIGDFKIGKMRNRLVVGFDYFNRTATDHNSGWFSNGYVYIGDDLQSFNTLLGPSNGDTGDLTKAGSDAIVGDSPRNNNKTRQEVYSAYFSDVINFTPALSAMVSLRADRFINGGDVTTKDDNYNQTSFSPKFGIVYQPIIDKVSVFANYMDGFSNVAPGQNRNAGIVTPVTFNPEHANQFEVGTKLNLFKDKLYATFSYYDIKVTDKVYVTETSYVDPTDPTKPQLNNQVSHQDGGQRNKGFEAELIANPVRGLNILLGYSYNDAVLTAGDSDFVGFRPESAGPQNLANLWATYKFSNGLLRGLGVGFGGNYVGDNKIMNRAIAGTFTLPEYTVINSSLFYTAEKFTVTLKLNNITNEEIYDGWSTIHPKDPRTFAASFSYRF; via the coding sequence ATGTTACTAAGTACCACGACTTGGGCACAACAAAAAGCAACGATTAAAGGACAAGTTATTTTAACAAACAACGAAACTCCCGACAACGTTTCGGTAGTTTTGAAAGGAACTAGAATAGGAACAGTAACAGATGCTGAAGGGCATTATACTTTGAAAAACATTAAACCTGGAACATATACTTTAAAAGTATCTGTAATAGGACAAACTACAAAAGAAAAAAAAATAACTATTAACGGTGGTGACGAATTAATTGAAAACTTCACCATTACTTCACGCTCAGAAGAATTAAGCGAAGTAGTTATTAATAGTGGTAAAAAAAATCATTACGCTCGCAAAGAAAACCAACAAGTATCAAGATTAGCTCTGAAAAATCTTGAGAACCCACAAGTATATACAACTATTACTGGTGAAGTTCTAAAAGAACAAGTTGTAACTTCTTTTGATGATGCACTAAAAAACGCTTCTGGAATCACACAATTATGGGCTTCAACAGGTCGTGCCGGAGACGGAGCGGGCTATTTTGCTTTGAGAGGATTTGCAGTTCAGCCAACAATGGTTAACGGATTACCTGGTTTAACAAACGGAAGTTTAGACCCTGCTAATATTGATAGAATTGAAGTAATCAAAGGACCTTCTGGAACATTATTCGGAAGCAGTTTAATTTCATACGGTGGATTAATCAATACCACTACAAAGAAACCTTATAGAAGTTTTGGTGGCGAGGTAAATTATACTGTTGGAAGTTACGGTTTAAATCGTGCCACTGTAGATCTAAACACTCCACTAAATGATAAAAAAACATTAAACTTTAGAATCAATTCAGCTTATAACAAACAAAATAGTTTTCAAGATGCTGGTTTTAAAGAATCATTTTTTATCGCACCTTCATTATCATACGAAGTAAATGATAGATTGTCGTTTTTAGTAAACACTGAGTTCATGACTAGCGAAACTACTAATCCAACTATGTTGTTTTTAGACAGAACAAGTCCGTTAAGAGTTCATAACATTGCTGAATTAAAATACGATAACAAACGTTCTTATACCAGTGATGAGCTTACGATGAAAACACCTTCATATAACTTACAAGGTCAAATGAATTATAAGCTTTCTGATCAATGGACATCACAAACTATTTTCTCAACGAGTTCAGCGAAATCAGCAGGAAACTATACTTATTTGTATGAAGCAACTAGTAGAAAAGCTTTTGAATCAATCAAAGAAGGAATTGTTCTTGGTAGATCTTTTACATATCAAGATGCTAGAGATGTCTCTACTGATGTTCAACAAAATTTTATTGGTGATTTTAAAATTGGAAAAATGAGAAACAGACTTGTCGTTGGTTTTGATTATTTCAACAGAACAGCAACAGATCACAACTCAGGTTGGTTTAGCAATGGTTACGTATATATTGGAGATGACTTACAATCTTTCAATACTCTTTTGGGTCCATCAAATGGAGATACTGGAGATTTAACAAAAGCTGGATCTGATGCAATTGTAGGAGACAGTCCAAGAAATAATAACAAAACAAGACAAGAAGTTTACAGTGCTTATTTCTCTGACGTAATTAATTTCACACCAGCCTTATCAGCAATGGTAAGTTTACGAGCTGACCGTTTCATTAATGGTGGTGATGTTACTACTAAAGATGACAACTACAATCAAACTTCTTTTTCTCCAAAATTTGGTATCGTTTACCAACCAATTATAGATAAAGTTTCTGTTTTTGCTAATTACATGGATGGATTTTCTAATGTAGCACCAGGGCAGAATCGTAATGCAGGTATTGTTACTCCTGTAACATTTAACCCAGAACACGCTAATCAATTTGAAGTAGGAACTAAGTTAAATCTTTTTAAAGATAAACTGTATGCTACTTTTAGCTACTATGACATAAAAGTTACAGACAAAGTTTATGTAACAGAAACTTCATATGTTGACCCAACTGACCCGACTAAACCACAACTTAACAATCAAGTTTCACATCAAGACGGTGGTCAACGCAACAAAGGTTTTGAAGCAGAACTTATTGCAAACCCAGTTAGAGGATTAAACATCCTTTTAGGTTATAGTTACAACGATGCTGTTTTAACTGCAGGGGATTCTGATTTCGTAGGATTTAGACCAGAAAGCGCAGGACCACAAAACTTGGCAAATCTTTGGGCTACTTATAAATTCTCTAACGGACTTTTAAGAGGTCTTGGAGTTGGTTTTGGAGGAAATTATGTTGGTGATAACAAAATCATGAACAGAGCTATAGCTGGAACATTTACACTTCCAGAATATACAGTAATCAACTCATCACTATTTTATACTGCTGAGAAATTTACTGTAACACTAAAATTAAACAACATTACAAACGAAGAAATTTACGATGGATGGTCTACAATCCATCCAAAAGATCCTAGGACTTTTGCAGCAAGTTTCTCGTACAGATTCTAA
- a CDS encoding PepSY-associated TM helix domain-containing protein encodes MNNRNYNIYFHTHTVSGIVISVVLFVIFFAGSFSFFKDEIINWERSESVAITKNIQLDYDKALKNLDKEYTLHGRNISIAKTSVERRVNIYLEGTKDSLAAAKLKEGTFFYLDTKNFKTHTYENSYSLGEFLYRLHFLAQIPYPVGYYLSGFVALFFLFAIITGVLLHWNKIVSNFYIFRPKEKLKTLWTDAHTSLGMIGLPFQFVYAVTGAFFMIKLLIVAPSVMALYKGDQDKLYKDLEYSDPEYKFDNKKLATPFSIDKLVAKTKSNWKDFEINRIFIQNYGDTNMHVLVEGEIKYDKKFTGIGKVIYKVADGTVVAKKDPVTETTYLDAVKNVLYRIHFGDYGGYALKIISFVLGIITCFVIISGVMIWLVARDKKNMPEKKRRFNEAVVRIYLAICLSMYPITALGFIATKIFHPLGRANIYSIYFIGWLALTIFFILKKNNAFTNKFSLLSGSILGFLIPIVNGICTGNWFWKTFAQNQIQIFFVDIFWIVLASITLYISFHLDKKDKQAKS; translated from the coding sequence ATGAATAACAGAAACTATAATATCTATTTTCATACGCATACTGTAAGTGGTATCGTAATAAGTGTTGTGTTATTTGTCATTTTCTTTGCTGGATCTTTTTCGTTTTTTAAAGATGAAATCATCAATTGGGAACGAAGTGAATCTGTAGCAATAACAAAAAACATACAACTAGACTACGACAAAGCTTTAAAAAACTTAGATAAAGAATACACCTTACACGGAAGAAATATTTCTATTGCTAAAACCAGTGTCGAAAGAAGGGTGAATATCTATCTTGAAGGCACTAAAGATTCCTTGGCTGCAGCCAAATTAAAAGAAGGCACTTTCTTTTATTTAGATACCAAAAACTTCAAAACCCATACCTATGAAAACTCCTATTCATTAGGTGAGTTTTTATACCGACTTCATTTCCTAGCTCAAATCCCTTATCCTGTTGGATATTATCTTTCAGGATTTGTTGCATTGTTTTTTCTATTTGCAATTATAACGGGAGTTTTATTACATTGGAATAAAATCGTTTCTAATTTTTATATCTTCAGACCTAAGGAAAAATTAAAAACATTGTGGACAGATGCCCACACCTCATTAGGAATGATTGGTCTGCCTTTTCAGTTTGTATATGCAGTAACAGGAGCCTTTTTCATGATTAAATTATTGATAGTTGCACCAAGTGTTATGGCACTTTATAAAGGCGATCAAGATAAATTATATAAAGATTTAGAATACTCTGATCCTGAATATAAATTCGATAATAAAAAATTGGCTACTCCATTTAGCATTGACAAATTAGTAGCTAAAACAAAAAGCAATTGGAAGGATTTTGAAATCAACCGTATTTTTATCCAAAACTATGGCGATACCAATATGCATGTTTTGGTAGAAGGTGAAATCAAGTATGACAAAAAATTTACTGGGATTGGTAAAGTGATTTATAAAGTTGCCGATGGTACTGTCGTTGCAAAAAAAGATCCAGTTACAGAAACGACTTACCTTGATGCAGTAAAAAATGTTTTATACCGAATTCATTTTGGTGATTACGGAGGATATGCTCTCAAGATAATTAGTTTTGTCCTTGGTATTATCACATGTTTTGTAATTATATCAGGTGTCATGATTTGGCTAGTGGCTAGAGACAAGAAAAACATGCCCGAAAAGAAACGTCGCTTTAACGAAGCTGTTGTTCGTATCTATTTGGCAATCTGTTTAAGCATGTACCCTATTACGGCATTAGGATTTATAGCAACCAAAATATTTCATCCGCTAGGTCGAGCAAACATTTACAGCATTTATTTTATAGGCTGGTTGGCGTTGACTATATTTTTTATTCTAAAAAAGAACAATGCATTTACAAATAAATTCAGCTTACTATCTGGAAGCATTTTAGGATTCCTTATCCCTATTGTAAACGGAATTTGTACAGGAAATTGGTTCTGGAAGACATTTGCTCAAAACCAAATTCAGATATTTTTTGTAGATATATTTTGGATTGTTCTTGCATCGATTACACTATACATTTCATTTCATTTAGATAAGAAGGACAAACAAGCAAAATCATAA
- a CDS encoding PepSY-associated TM helix domain-containing protein, giving the protein MGFKKQIRFIHKWLGLTSGLIVFIVSITGCIFCFHDEIKDITRKEWRLVEPQNKPFMLPSVLQQKAKEILPHNKSSMVSFYGKNRSAIVYTYSDTENLYLYFNPYTGEYLKTENPETDFFIIVEHIHLYLLLPDYIGKHIIGGATIIFIFLLITGIIQWWPKRKSDIKRSFSVKWSAKWRRVNYDWHQTSGLYISIIIAIIAITGLTFTYEWVGDGIYKTFNLGGNKALETKVPVIDTTKFDINTFAAIDRAFVQTMKQKPESEMFYVTIPQQKGDIINTGAYPHSLRYDNQSNYYFHPYDGELIQSDPFEKKSLGLQVVEMNYGIHTGQILDLPGKIIAFIASLIAAALPVSGFIIWYGRNKKSKPSKK; this is encoded by the coding sequence ATGGGTTTTAAAAAACAAATACGCTTTATACACAAATGGCTCGGATTAACTTCTGGGCTTATTGTCTTTATTGTAAGCATCACAGGTTGTATCTTTTGCTTTCACGATGAAATAAAAGACATCACTCGTAAAGAGTGGCGATTGGTAGAACCTCAAAACAAACCATTCATGCTACCTTCTGTTTTACAACAAAAGGCTAAAGAGATTCTTCCGCACAATAAATCGAGTATGGTTTCTTTTTACGGAAAAAACCGTTCTGCTATTGTTTACACTTATTCTGACACCGAAAACTTATACCTTTATTTCAATCCATATACTGGAGAATATCTAAAAACAGAAAACCCTGAAACCGACTTTTTCATTATCGTCGAACACATACATCTGTATTTGCTACTCCCCGACTATATCGGTAAACATATTATAGGTGGTGCTACTATTATCTTTATATTTCTTTTAATCACAGGAATCATCCAATGGTGGCCTAAACGCAAAAGTGATATCAAACGTAGCTTTAGTGTAAAATGGTCTGCTAAATGGCGTCGTGTTAACTATGACTGGCATCAAACCTCTGGATTATATATTTCGATAATCATTGCGATAATTGCCATAACAGGTTTAACCTTTACTTACGAATGGGTTGGCGATGGAATTTACAAAACCTTTAATTTGGGAGGGAATAAAGCTTTAGAGACAAAGGTTCCCGTAATTGACACTACAAAGTTTGACATCAATACTTTTGCAGCTATAGATCGTGCCTTTGTACAAACCATGAAACAAAAACCAGAATCTGAAATGTTTTATGTAACGATTCCACAACAAAAAGGCGATATCATAAATACAGGTGCTTACCCACACTCGCTGCGATACGACAATCAAAGCAATTATTATTTTCATCCTTATGATGGCGAATTAATACAAAGCGATCCTTTTGAGAAAAAGAGTTTGGGATTACAGGTCGTTGAAATGAATTATGGTATCCATACTGGACAAATTCTAGATTTACCAGGAAAGATAATCGCTTTTATAGCTAGTCTAATAGCGGCAGCCTTACCCGTATCTGGATTCATCATTTGGTACGGACGAAATAAAAAAAGTAAGCCTTCAAAAAAATAG
- a CDS encoding toxin-antitoxin system YwqK family antitoxin, producing MKKCVILVAILFSGILVAQETKPVLEAVGHKVKATYYYDNGKVQQEGFFKDGKLDGVWVAFDENGNKKSTGLYANGEKTGKWFFWNGSNLSEVDYSDSRVASVKNWKQDALANRN from the coding sequence ATGAAAAAGTGTGTGATTTTAGTTGCAATATTGTTCTCTGGAATTTTAGTTGCACAAGAAACTAAACCAGTTTTGGAAGCTGTTGGACATAAAGTAAAAGCTACTTATTACTATGATAATGGTAAAGTTCAACAAGAAGGTTTTTTTAAAGACGGTAAATTAGACGGTGTCTGGGTTGCATTTGATGAAAATGGAAATAAAAAATCTACAGGATTGTATGCGAATGGAGAAAAAACAGGTAAATGGTTTTTCTGGAATGGATCTAATCTTAGTGAAGTAGATTATTCTGACAGTCGTGTAGCTTCTGTTAAAAACTGGAAACAAGATGCACTTGCAAACAGAAACTAA
- a CDS encoding TlpA family protein disulfide reductase, which yields MKKMIFLLLFSVGVTFAQGNASKIKFTAKISNRNSDTLVIRGANNFKQVIPIDKKETFAATFDAPKGFYQFTDGTEASSLYLKPGSDINLTMDAKQFDETIVYKGKGSNESNFLAQVALRDEKFQEEAFSKEAVEFANLLDTKVKTDIANIEKGDFDPEFKEAVKKSFEKSKAYAERSYESTAKMKKLNGKASPTFDFENHKGGKTKLSDLKGKYVYIDLWATWCAPCRAEIPFLQKAEEKYHGKNIEFVSISIDKFKDYEKWKKFVNDKKLGGTQLFADKDWESDFVVSYGVTGIPRFILIDPAGNVVNADAPRPSSPELNATIDKLLN from the coding sequence ATGAAAAAAATGATCTTTTTGCTATTGTTTTCAGTTGGTGTGACTTTTGCACAGGGCAATGCAAGCAAAATTAAATTCACTGCTAAAATCAGTAATAGAAATAGCGATACTCTTGTTATTAGAGGGGCGAATAATTTCAAGCAGGTGATTCCAATTGATAAAAAAGAAACTTTTGCAGCAACATTTGATGCGCCAAAAGGATTTTATCAATTTACAGATGGAACTGAGGCTTCAAGCCTTTACTTAAAACCGGGTTCGGATATTAACTTAACAATGGATGCTAAACAATTTGATGAAACAATTGTTTACAAAGGAAAAGGAAGTAATGAAAGTAATTTTTTAGCTCAAGTAGCATTGAGAGATGAGAAATTTCAAGAAGAAGCTTTTTCAAAAGAAGCGGTTGAGTTTGCAAATCTTTTGGATACAAAGGTAAAAACGGATATAGCAAATATCGAAAAAGGTGATTTTGATCCTGAATTTAAAGAAGCAGTAAAAAAATCATTCGAAAAGTCTAAAGCTTATGCTGAAAGAAGTTATGAGAGTACTGCTAAAATGAAAAAATTGAATGGTAAAGCTTCTCCAACTTTTGATTTTGAAAATCATAAAGGAGGTAAAACTAAGCTTTCTGATCTAAAAGGGAAATATGTTTATATCGACCTTTGGGCAACTTGGTGTGCACCTTGTAGAGCTGAAATTCCTTTCTTGCAAAAAGCAGAAGAGAAATATCATGGTAAGAACATTGAATTCGTAAGTATATCAATTGATAAATTTAAAGATTACGAAAAATGGAAAAAGTTCGTAAATGATAAAAAACTAGGAGGAACTCAATTGTTTGCTGATAAGGATTGGGAGTCTGATTTTGTTGTAAGTTATGGCGTAACTGGAATTCCTAGATTTATCTTGATTGATCCAGCAGGAAATGTTGTCAATGCTGATGCTCCAAGACCTTCTTCGCCAGAACTTAATGCTACGATTGATAAATTATTGAATTAA
- the aspS gene encoding aspartate--tRNA ligase: protein MYRSHNCGELNASHINTEVTLAGWVQKSRDKGFMNWVDLRDRYGITQLIFDESRSDKTVFETAKTLGREFVIQVKGIVIEREDKNKNKNMITGDIEILVTELTILNAALTPPFTIEDETDGGEDIRMKYRYLDIRRNPVKNSLLFRHKVAMEVRKYLSDLDFCEVETPYLIKSTPEGARDFVVPSRMNEGQFYALPQSPQTFKQLLMVGGMDKYFQIVKCFRDEDLRADRQPEFTQIDCEMAFVEQEDILNVFEGLTRHLLKEIKGIDVDKFPRITYDYAMKTYGNDKPDIRFGMEFGELNEFAQHKEFPVFNAAELVVGIAVPGAGNYTRKEIDGLIDWVKRPQVGASGMVYAKCNDDGTFKSSVDKFYDQEDLTNWAKATGAKPGDMIFVLSGPANKTRGQLSALRMELATRLGLRKPEEFAPLWVVDFPLLELDEETGRYHAMHHPFTSPKPEDMQLLETEPGKVRANAYDMVLNGNEIGGGSIRIHDKATQQLMFKYLGFTEEEAKAQFGFLMDAFQFGAPPHGGLAFGLDRLVAILGGQETIRDFIAFPKNNSGRDVMIDAPAAIDALQLKELHIKIEAI, encoded by the coding sequence ATGTATAGAAGTCATAATTGTGGCGAATTAAACGCCTCACACATTAATACAGAAGTTACACTAGCGGGCTGGGTTCAGAAATCGCGTGATAAGGGATTTATGAATTGGGTTGATTTACGCGACCGTTATGGAATCACACAACTTATTTTCGACGAAAGTCGTAGCGATAAAACCGTTTTTGAAACAGCAAAAACTCTTGGAAGAGAATTTGTTATTCAAGTAAAAGGAATTGTTATTGAGCGTGAAGACAAGAACAAGAATAAAAACATGATTACTGGTGACATCGAAATTTTAGTTACCGAATTGACTATCCTTAACGCAGCTTTGACTCCTCCTTTTACAATAGAGGATGAAACTGACGGTGGAGAAGATATCCGAATGAAATATCGTTACCTTGATATTCGTCGTAATCCAGTAAAAAATAGCTTGCTATTCCGTCACAAAGTGGCAATGGAAGTTCGTAAGTACTTATCTGATTTGGATTTCTGCGAAGTAGAGACTCCTTATTTAATTAAATCGACTCCAGAGGGAGCAAGAGATTTCGTTGTACCAAGCCGTATGAACGAAGGTCAGTTTTATGCTTTACCACAATCACCACAAACTTTCAAACAATTATTGATGGTTGGTGGAATGGATAAGTACTTCCAAATTGTAAAATGTTTCCGTGACGAAGATTTGCGTGCTGACCGTCAGCCAGAGTTTACACAAATCGATTGCGAAATGGCATTTGTTGAACAAGAAGACATCTTGAATGTTTTTGAAGGATTGACTAGACATTTACTAAAAGAAATAAAAGGCATCGACGTAGATAAATTCCCAAGAATTACCTACGATTATGCTATGAAGACATACGGAAATGATAAGCCAGACATCCGTTTTGGAATGGAGTTTGGTGAATTAAACGAATTTGCACAACACAAAGAATTCCCAGTATTCAATGCTGCTGAATTGGTTGTGGGAATTGCTGTTCCTGGCGCAGGAAACTATACTCGTAAAGAAATTGACGGGTTAATTGACTGGGTTAAACGTCCACAAGTAGGTGCATCTGGAATGGTGTATGCTAAATGTAATGACGATGGAACATTCAAATCATCTGTAGATAAGTTTTATGACCAAGAAGATTTAACGAATTGGGCAAAAGCTACAGGAGCAAAACCGGGCGACATGATTTTTGTACTTTCTGGTCCAGCTAATAAAACACGTGGTCAATTAAGTGCTTTACGTATGGAATTGGCAACTCGTTTAGGATTACGTAAACCAGAAGAGTTTGCTCCACTATGGGTAGTTGACTTCCCATTATTGGAATTAGACGAAGAAACGGGTCGTTACCATGCGATGCACCACCCATTTACATCACCTAAACCAGAAGATATGCAGTTATTAGAAACCGAGCCTGGAAAAGTTCGTGCTAATGCATACGATATGGTTCTTAACGGTAATGAAATTGGAGGAGGTTCTATTCGTATTCACGATAAAGCAACGCAACAATTAATGTTTAAATACCTTGGTTTTACTGAAGAGGAAGCTAAAGCACAATTTGGATTTTTGATGGATGCATTCCAATTTGGAGCTCCACCACACGGAGGATTGGCATTTGGGCTAGACCGATTGGTAGCTATACTAGGTGGACAAGAGACGATTAGAGATTTTATAGCATTCCCTAAAAACAATTCAGGTCGTGATGTTATGATTGATGCTCCTGCTGCAATAGACGCTTTACAATTAAAAGAATTACATATCAAAATTGAGGCAATATAA
- a CDS encoding cold-shock protein — translation MRTGTVKFFNESKGYGFITDEETGKDIFVHASGINAEELREGDRVSYEEEEGRKGKVAAKVAVI, via the coding sequence ATGCGTACAGGTACAGTTAAATTTTTCAATGAGTCTAAAGGTTACGGGTTCATTACAGACGAAGAAACAGGAAAAGACATTTTCGTTCATGCATCAGGAATCAACGCGGAAGAATTACGCGAAGGTGATAGAGTAAGCTACGAAGAAGAAGAAGGAAGAAAAGGGAAAGTTGCTGCTAAAGTTGCAGTAATCTAA
- a CDS encoding NADH-quinone oxidoreductase subunit A gives MHTDQYNYIPILMQLVLAVGFVVGTIIISGKLGPKRNSATKDKNFECGVESIGNARIPFSVKYFLVAILFVLFDVEVIFLYPWAANFKELGMEGMLKMLVFMSLLLVGFFYIIKKKALEWE, from the coding sequence ATGCATACAGATCAATATAATTATATTCCAATTTTAATGCAGCTTGTTTTAGCTGTTGGTTTCGTAGTAGGAACTATTATCATTTCTGGAAAATTAGGTCCTAAAAGGAACTCTGCTACCAAAGACAAAAACTTTGAATGTGGTGTCGAATCTATTGGTAACGCTCGTATACCATTTTCTGTAAAATATTTCTTGGTTGCTATTTTGTTTGTATTGTTTGATGTTGAGGTAATTTTTCTTTACCCATGGGCAGCAAACTTTAAAGAACTAGGCATGGAGGGCATGCTAAAAATGTTAGTATTCATGTCACTACTTCTAGTAGGCTTTTTCTACATTATCAAAAAGAAAGCCCTAGAGTGGGAATAA